The following coding sequences are from one Burkholderia stabilis window:
- a CDS encoding MerR family transcriptional regulator translates to MTNRPRSVGTDDASEQSLTLLIGEIAHATGRSIHTIRWYESQVQRDAAGRRRYSRHHAGWLDLMERLRCMGMSIAQLRAYTTLVKQGPASLRERRALLAAHRARVQDNIRRWTDALELIDAKVAFYDEWVASGERPVVSPHQRIRATHGGTPAASKPRRIPTTTGNAQENTDEPDDP, encoded by the coding sequence ATGACGAACCGACCCCGCAGCGTCGGCACGGACGACGCAAGCGAGCAGTCACTCACGTTGCTGATCGGCGAGATCGCACACGCGACGGGACGCAGCATCCACACGATCCGTTGGTACGAATCTCAAGTACAGCGCGACGCGGCCGGCCGGCGGCGCTACAGCCGGCATCACGCCGGCTGGCTCGACCTGATGGAACGGCTGCGCTGCATGGGGATGTCGATCGCGCAGCTGCGCGCGTACACGACGCTGGTGAAACAAGGCCCCGCATCGCTGCGCGAACGGCGCGCACTGCTGGCTGCGCACCGTGCTCGCGTGCAGGACAACATCCGCCGCTGGACCGACGCGCTCGAACTGATCGACGCGAAGGTCGCGTTCTACGACGAGTGGGTCGCGAGCGGCGAGCGTCCGGTCGTTTCGCCGCACCAGCGCATTCGTGCAACGCACGGCGGTACGCCAGCGGCGTCGAAGCCCCGGCGAATACCGACCACGACGGGAAACGCCCAGGAGAACACCGATGAACCCGACGATCCGTAA